The Engraulis encrasicolus isolate BLACKSEA-1 chromosome 24, IST_EnEncr_1.0, whole genome shotgun sequence DNA window TGTTATTGCCCTtttatgttgtgtttgtgtcttaTGTTGCTACAGATGGTAAGACATGCAGGACATGCTAATGTCACCACATATTACTTTCTAAATATTTATTCAGTATTAGTTTGACAAGCACATCAGGTCACATGCTAAAGGAACATTGTTTAATTACAGTAAATATTTATATTACATTTTAGCCTAAGGTActtgcaaaaaatgcctgctgaatgcctaacccctttttgggaaaaggtgccctctgcctattaaaacctaaatatctcatcctccgaaacacataaaaacatgaaataagttgctaTCATCTTGAATGAGAATGTGTTCATTAAGCTCTAacacacatttttaattttaaaaaaaccctcaaatctcaagagcctgaatgtatatgtcactccagtcgccaaaggtcaaacaacacagCATCAGGATCAAATTAGTTAACTGAGGTCACATTCATTATTACTGTGTCAGAGTTATGTTGCAAGATTCTATTTTATTGTAAAAGAAAAGGCAGTTAGAAGAAGCCACTGCTCCTGAGTCCCGAGGCAGGTGAGGGAGCTGCGGAGAGGGTGTTTACATCTGACCACATGCAGGACTTCCATCCCTGATGACTCAGcggggtgtgtctgtctgtataatTGTTGTTGTCAACACACTCTCTTTACTCTTCTTGTTGAGCGTATACCAAATGTGCATACAGTTACAGTGTATATGCTTATGACGAATAtaggctacactgtaaaacattgcaagccagctaaacgtaaaaagggaagtttgttaactcaacttgaggctttctcaagttgagttaacttacaaacttaaggcagcagggcaacttttttCTGGGTTAAATGgcagcaatgttttacagtgtacacagtGTACTTACGgtcctgtattgtactgtatactaATCAGACATTCAATAATAGCATAATAGAGGGCTGTCAAATCTGCCCCATGGCGTAATagtatttggcccgcaagataaTTTCGGATGTGTATTAGTATCCCACTCATTAAGGCTGATATGACAGAATATGGGCAAGGGTAGTTAAACTATGAGTGTTTGTGAAGAATGCCTAGCCTTAAGTGTGTGCATCAACATTTTCAGTCCATTTTTTAAATACGTACTGAGTTTGGTTGGTCTGTCATTTTGTCCCATATTCAAATCTGATTTTGGCTCAGTTTGAATTTGAGAGCCCCTGATGTAGGAGAATGTTATGGTAAAACAACACAAATATCCTTTCCAACTTAATGTTTCCaccatctggggtgcatttctcaaaagagaagttgttagcctgttagcaacttcggtagttgccaatgtgaaaatgcattgaaaacaacaaaaaagctaATGTAGtataagcaactttggttttgagaaatgcaccccaggacagtGATCATCTGTCTGTAATAGGGAGAGATTTTCCGAACTGGCTTAGCTGTTCTTTCAGCTGTAAGTGcattgatataataataataataattataataataataataataataataataataataataataataataataataataataataatacatgttaTTTCAAATGCCTGTCAAAGTAGGCTACCCAATATTAAAACAAATCAAAGCAGCAAGAATAAAACAAAAGCAGCTATGCATGTAAACATCTCATcagaaataaagaagaaaaacaaaaagggtGTAATATAGAAAATTAGAGTAAAGAATGACAAGAAAATGACTAGAGAAGAAATGCATATGCCATGTGCTTctaccattacaacacaactGAACCCATTTTTATTTTACACTGATTCTGTGCGTTCTTTTTTTAACAGGAGCTGTGCTCAAAGCCAACATTTATCGATGGGGGCGCGACCAGAACAGACATCTGCCAGGGGATTCTTGGTCAGAAAATATTCTTTTTCTATTGCTCTTGCTGGATTAGATTACTAAGATTGTACTTTCCATTTTGTAcattgttttgaaaaaaaaaagttactaaTGGTTAAATGGCAGTAGCTATCAACCACATAACACTCAAATGAATGTACATACGCACCTTTTGCATCTGAATGTCCGTAATATTCGTCTTTTTGTATTTCCACCACCAAAGGGGACTGCTGGCTACTAGCTGCTATTGCTTCTCTGACCCTGGAGCAGAAGATCCTGGCCAGAGTGGTTCCTGGTGGACAGACGTTTGATGAGGGCTATGCAGGGATCTTTCACttccaggtaaaaaaaaaaacataataaaatcaTAAAAGTGATAATCATTATTAACAGGCCTAATCATAATGCTTGAGTGTGTAGCATGATTCATAAAGCatgcgtcaacaacatgaaagtAAAAGTGACTCAACAGTTGGAAGCACTACATCTTTCAATTTCTAGAATGTCATAGTGTTAGTTTTTCTGCTGCtatgttaaaaataataataatgaatttaCCTACACAGAAAAGCGAGAACTGAGAACGATCCACATTCTGTGCCGATCTTGAACTTTAGACACACCAACAATGGAACTATTACTGTACATCAATGCATTGGAACTATTACTTCGCTATGACTTTCCTCACAATACTATTTAATGTTCAGATCATGTCATTCCGATACTTTATTATCCTAGTTGTAACCCTCCAATCACCATTCTGTATTGTGGATTGCTTGTCACCTAGAATATAAAATTAGCCTACTTGTTCTAAATTCCACAGTTTTGGCAGTATGGGGAGTGGGTGGATGTGGTGGTTGACGACCGTCTGCCCACCAGAGATGGAGAGCTGCTGTTTGTTCACTCTGAGACCGGCTCAGAGTTCTGGAGCGCCCTGTTGGAGAAAGCCTATGCCAAGTGAGTTGACATAGACCCTGTTACAGAAAGCCAATGACAAGTGAGTTGACCAGGGGTTTCTCAGGGATTTCTACTGCAGCAAGTGACCTCTGTAttcagtgtagagtagtgtggagTATATTGTAGAACTTAGTAGAACTTTGTAGAACTTCGTTGGTTCCAAAGAAAATGAAGGGGTCCAGCAGAATATCATACACTCCTGCATATGGCCATTTGCATACATACCTTCACTGAACACTTAACCCCCATCTATAAGTACTTAACCCCAGGGGCAAGAGGGGACACgatggaggaggggaagaaaacACACAAGGATCCCTTTAGGGGACAAATGTTTTGCCGGACACATGATGATTTACTCAATTAACCTATTttagagaaataaagtaaagaaaagtaagcagtgtgcgctgtctcttgaattttgttcattgattcaccttctcctgcctcacacctgcacctgcattgcttagGGCTTGTGCACAATGACTCTCTTGCACTTTAAcctattttagcctaagccctttttgggaaaaggttccctctccctattaaagcctaaatatctcagcctcgaagcacataaaaacatgaaataagttgcatttaaaagctagaaccttcattttgcattagaatgttttTTATTCTAACATCACATTGTTAATAAAACAGTTAAAATATCAAGAACTTccatgcagcatatatgtcgctccaggacacaatgggttaaaattgTAAGCATCTTGTCTCCCACAGGGTGAACAGCTGCTATGAGGCCTTGTCTGGAGGAACCACCACAGAGGCCTTTGAGGACTTCACTGGAGGCATAGCGGAGATCTACGACCTCAGCAAAGCCCCAGCGCACCTCTTCAAAATCATCCAGAAGGCCCTGAACCTCGACTCACTGCTGGGCTGCTCCATTGATGTAAGTATACTGACACATTCACGTTTGTGATGAAGACTTGGACGCTGGTTACACATTATGAGGatgtttttaaatgtggatatttttttatccgTTTACGTATGCACaccacatgtggataaaaataaaactcCAAGCCCTAcgctaccgtggcctaacggtagggcacaagTTTACTACGCTGGTTACCCAgcttcgattctggcccgggtcatttgcgagtccagtctttctctccccactcattacATGGTACAAGTTGAACTGCATGTGCCCACACCACCCCATGCTGTTTGAGGGTTGCTCAACCACTGCTGTTCCTGCGAGACAGGGGTTAACCACAGGTGGGCCATGGTGGTTAGTGCCCCACCCCAGACTCACTATTGCTCCAAAGCCATCTTCCATTATGCTGTTTTCTCTCTGGCTTTTCCAGAGTTGTATAACGTAGATAGAAGTacttactcttacagatgtaattacaacaatagtagtatgatattacaaagttgaaactatTTTTAGGCACACTGAAGAAGGTATGCGCTGAAACGAGTTTGTGCAATAAAAATTATGCAAGATGCGGcatgaaaccatgtaatatcataccactagtgttgtaatgacaTTAGTgcgagtacttctacttctcttTTAAACAACTCTGGGATTTTCCTATGCAACCTATGTTTGGGGTAAATTGAATGGTCTCTTTCTTTTTTAGATTACCAGTAAATATGAGACTGAGGCAGTCACCGCGCAGAAGCTGGTCAAAGGACATGCCTACTCTGTCACCGGGGCGCAAGTGGTATGTTTACAACCATTGTACATTtcacaaaatatttcacaaagcTGAATAGAATAAAATGTCTTTTGGAACATCCAATGCGGGTTAACATTATTTTTTGGGTcttattttggtcttttttttattttccttgtTTTACAGTTTGAGAAGTTTTCTTAGCAGTCTTCCGGTCAAGGTGTCTTACAAATATTTTACACTCAATGTTAGAGCTATGTGACATGCAATACACAATTGACATGCAATATATACAATTGTCTAACATACGTAGTGTTTGTATTCTCCACTTGAGGAAAGAAACTTAACTTACACAGATCTTAGACTCCATCGAACTGTACAGATATTAGTGAAAGCCCTCCTTGAGAGAGGTACAAGTGTCTGCTCTCCTGTTCTGCTTAACAGGTGCAGGTCTTTGGCCGAGACGTGGAGCTGATCCGTATTAGGAACCCCTGGGGCAAGGTGGAGTGGACTGGGGCCTGGAGTGATGGGTGGGTGGATAGCAAGAACTGCATCTGTAGAACTggattggtcattgccattttggtaacaacaagccTGCAAcagactagagcaggggtgtcaaacatacggcccgccaaagggttcaatccggcccgtatgttaaaaaaaaaaaaaaaaaaagtgacgttactgaacactaatcctctgctttactttttttttgcgatgatgttactaatgcggcccgcttgaggtccacatgggttgtatgcgacccccggaccaaaatgagtttgacacctctggactAGAGGATCTGGATTAAACACATTCAGCAACATCTTCATATGTATTTCTGAATAAaaagttatgatgatgatgatgatgataatgatgatgatgatgagggtagTGGCCGTggtaatgatggtgatgatgatgatgatgatgatgggggtgatgatgacgacgatgatgatgatggtgatggtgctagtggtgatgctgctgctgctgctgctgctgctgctgctgatgatgatgatgatgatgatgatgatggtggtgctggtgatgatggtgatagtggtgatgaggatggtgatgatgatgacactaATGACGAtggccatgatgatgatgatgatgaggatgatgattttTCTCAGGTCGAGAGAGTGGGACCGTATCAGTGCTGATGACAGAGCTAAACTGGGCCATGCCTCTGAAGATGGAGAGTTCTGGTAAGCCAAAACCAAACTGCACCCACCTTCATCCCCTGAGCCTGAACCCCATGAAAATCATTCAGCTTTGTCTGCAATCGGACCTCCATCCATGCTACATATGTCTCCTTGCTCTGCGCAGGATGTCCTACTCAGACTTTATGAAGAACTTCTCCCGAGTGGAAATTTGCAACCTGACGCCAGACAAGTTAAGCAGTGATGAGAAGGGCCGGTGGAACAGCCAGCAGTGCGACGGGATGTGGAGAGTGGGTTCTACTGCCGGAGGCTGCCGGAACCATGCAAGTATGTACTACTCTTtaatttattttagtttagtttagttttttgtgagtgtgtgtgtgtgtgtttgtgtgtgtgtgtgtgtatgtgtttgtgtgtgtgtgtgtgtgtgtgtgtgtgtgtgtgtgtgtgtgtgtgtgtgtgtgtgtgtgtgtgtgtgtgtgtgtgtgtgtgtgtgtttgtgtgtgtgctgtgtgtgtactctttattaattaaaaaaaaactaacccctctttgcaactgcacttgttgttctgtatatttcctgtgcactttgtatttgcttgtgatgttgccttgattatgtcctcttttgaaagtcgctttggttataaagcgtcggccaaatgcaaagtaatgtaataatgtgatgtatggcagtgcttcccaaacttgttCTGCTGGGACGACTCTTGTGGATCTACGACTGTTGTTGTGACCTCTCTCCCACATCATATGCAAGCAAAACACTTTCTTTGCACACTAATGTTGCTAaatgttagcctgggcgaaagcgactattgacgatgtgtggagccaatatctttgggtggagtacatagtaTAGCGTCGCCAGGCTAGCTAAATGTTGCCATCATAGACATGTGTGCAGAGGTGAGAGTACTTTTCATGTCTTACTGCTGCTATCCCCCTAAATGTTCTCTTCTCCAGCCttaactcgtgtgtgtgtgtgtgtgtgtgtttgtgtgtgtgtgtgtgtgtgtgtgtgtgtggtgtgtgtgtgtgtatgtgtgtgtgcatgtgtgtgtgcgtgtggtgcgtgtgtgtggtgtgtgtgtgtgtgtgtgcatgcctgtgtgtatttcAGCCACCTTCCACTCCAACCCCCAGTTTGCGGTGCGTCTTGAGGACGTGGACGATGACCCTCTGGACGGACAGGACGGCTGCACCCTGATCGTGGGACTCATGCAGAAAGATGGCCGCCGTGGACTCCGACTGGGCCGGCAGCTCAACACCATCGGCTTCACCATCTATGAGGTTCAGGATACTGTATTAGTATtactaccagggccgctgacaggggggggcagaggggtcagttgtcccaggcccaggcagataGGGGGCCTGAATTGGGGTTTCATTATTACagtatatgtattggatggggggcctttcagatgactttgccctgggcccagcaaaagctgtcagctgccctgattACTACTCATGCGTGTGTCTGTAGCAGAGAAGTGACGAGGAGGGAGGATGACAAACAGATCAGTTTTCCCGGACGCTagaaaagagggggcccagaattgggcactTATTACATTCTATGTGTTGGGTGGAGGGCCCCtcctgatgactttgtcccaagcctggccaaagctgtcagcagccctggtctgTAGTATagcctctactctactgtatacagttagggccataaatacttggacatctgcacaatttccatctttttggtgctgtacaccatcccaatggatttgaaatgaaacaaacgagatgtaccttaacagcagacttttagctttaatatggaggtgtttgcgtccaaatcgagtgaactgtgaaggtattatgacattttctatcagtgccaccccttttttaagggaccaaaagtaatttgacagtctagtatttatacatcaaactttcaatttttaattatttggttgcaaatactttccagtcagttacaacctgttatttgcaatccatagacatcaatagacaccgggttgtatccctggtgatgctatagtgagctctattgcaacaatcttcagttcctgcttattcttagggtattttcccttcagttttgccagcagcaagtgaaatgcttgctcaaccgtactcaggtgaggtgattgactgggccattgaataatattccacttttttggggtagaaatggcttagtggctttcagatgaagctttgggtcattgtccatctgcactgtgaagcattgcccaatgagttcagaaccattaggtttaatatgacatgataatatagcctgaaaatcttcagaattcatcctgtggcttttgtcggtagtcctcatcatcaataaatataaggggaaaatagtattgacagatatgcatgcccacaccatgacactaccaccaccatgattcactgattgggtggtatgctttgaatcatgagcaatcccttcccttctctatagtccttccttcccattacccttgtacaagatgattattgtctcctctgtccataggatgtagctcaagacctatactgtctttttaagacgttgtttggcaaagccaaatctggtattgctatttctgatgcaatcaataatttacatcttttagtgaaccctctgtatttcctatggtgaagtattcctgaatgttcttgatctttttcttgattgttgccttggacatgtatccaccgtttaCCTGGACAgtgttctacatctggcaaactgttgggagatgggtttttgctcaccagatacagaatattgtctgtcatccacagcatttgtcttccatgtctgccaggtaatttggtgttgctctggtatttcttttttccaacattctgaactcttgaattaatcatattcaatgtttccccatctctcaaatgggtttgttttgattttttttcaaccttatgatggcttgcatcactgatggtgacaggtggactttggatctcatggacattccgtaaaaatatatggaaatgtaaattgaacacttcaaatgaactctaagaccttgtattgacatcttggtgatggtgtagtaagggaataacacacatctgactggagaatagctgagaagcctactgtccaattacttttgatcccttgaaaagtgggcaacacagacaaaaaacgttgctatttcctgttaatgcgatatggatgttaacaccttcacattaacgctaagagtctacagttaatgcacagcttatttgttttatttcaaatccattgtggtggggtatagggtggaaaatgatgataattgtgttgctgtccaaatatttctggccctaactgtataggtgtaatgtattgtacagtaggctatactgtacctgcatactgtaggcctatcatgccTGGCCTTGACCATCtatgtcaggggtgtcaaactcaaattgactgagggccaaaatcaaaatatggaacgaagtcactggctgaactcaacatttatttttaaaaatggactaaaattgtgtgtacacgcacttcatattcatagttacatttcacacacactctttcccatcatatttgttagttcaaatgtgtctgcacatcctgtgacacagcaaatttcatgtccaagtcatgttacgctgtacattaaggtgtatgtgggccaactgtaatagatatttgaaatgatctcgcgggccgaataaaatggcttcgcaggccaaatttggcccctgggcctgagtttgacatccctgatctatgTGGTTAAGAGATAATGTATAGTAGCCTACTTGTATCTGTATAATAGCTTTAAGATGCAGTCAGCCACATATTGTGCGTGAATTTTCAGGAGTGTAAATTATTGCTAAAACGTTGTTTGTGTTCTCTCTGTATTTACAGGTTCCTGAAAAGGTTGGTGCTCATGAAGAGGCCACATTTGAAACACAAGGGCATGTGAAACTTCCTTATtgggctatagaggctatattatattatattatattatattatattatattatattatattatattatattatattatattgaacaCAGTATATACATTGTGAAAAAATTACTTTCAAAAGGCACTTTTTGTCCTTACTTAGGCTACCGCAGTGAGGTACAGGGGCTGGTGCTTTAGCAcgacctcatccctatctgtgcacgcctatgctctCTGTCTCCCAAAGCACAAGGGTCAGACCGATGTCCACTTGGGACGAGACGTGCTACTGAGGACGCGCTCGGTGGCCACGAGCACCTTCATCAACTCCCGGGAGGTGTGCGAGCGCTACAACCTGCCCCCTGGAGAGTACGTCATCATCCCCTCCACCTTCGAGCCCCACAAGAGGGGGAGCTTCGTCCTGCGCATCTTCTCTGAGAAGGACGCGCCCACCAGGTGGGTAGAGTtcagaggtgtagtctactttgttgaagtgggtatactgtaactgtatattcaagcatttcttgaagtgggtatactgtgtatgtttatgctattctaaacaatggatcaatctattttaagtgggtatactgaagcccctaaaatgtagaagtgggtatactccgtatacctgcgttctacgtagactacaccactcttAGAGTTCCATACTGATGAAAATGGAATAGGCTATTAGGCCTATACTATGTTTatgtgtcttttttctttttctgctcaAAGTGTGGAGCAAGCATATTTGTAAGGTTACAAAATAAATCTGCGGACAAACTTATAAAACTATAACCGAGtgcataaaaaaagaaagaacttcTTGAAGGATTTAACAAGAAATGGATACAAAATCCAATGTGACACTTCAAAAGGAGCAGTTTCAAGCGCAACAGTTTTTTTTTGGCATCCAAGCCTCTCAAACTTATCTCACCAATGTTACGATATCATTACAGAGAAATGGAAGAGGACATTGATGTCACTGTGGAGGAGGTAAGATTCTACAACTGCACCCCGATAGGGTATTTCAATGTATTTTAATCCATTTCATAATTATAAAACACAACCCACATGGCACCACAATCTAACACCCAAGAGTTTTACCCTTACCTGTCTAGTCCAGCTAATCTGGATGATGGAATataatgttttctttattttctattTAACAGACTGAAATCTCAGAGAGTGATGTGGACCCTCATTTCAAACAACTGTTCAGACAGATCGCTGGTAATGTAAGTATTGCAACCTCACAGATTCCATATGTACTTTCAAAGGTCTAATAATTGATAGTGGATACCTAAAGGGTAGTCAAACTGGAAGTGGATCCTTCCAAGGGATTCTGACTGGTTACCTGATTCAATGAAGATGACTGGTTCCCTTGAAACAATGACAGTGGGAACTCCACTTTGCTTTCTGCTGTGCCGATCTTTCCATCCCCTTTCCATCCATAGAACCCGTCACTGCAATTACCAATTGCCTCCATTATCCCTTACTAACCACcagatttatttttattgtattatttggACTTGCACAGAGGGTTTTGTCCAGAACTCAACCAGCTGAAGAGGTAGCTTCCTGCGCTAACCTGGATGAAATCCCTTCCAAGAGGGCACACTACTAGGAGACCCTAGATTAGTACTCACCATCTTACAACTATCTTAATCATCTTAATCATTGAGCTCCTCATCACTAATTATCTTAAGACTTTAGCTGTAAGAACCAGAATGCTTTTTTGGATTTGAATGATGTTTCGCTTGTCATTCCAAGAATCAACTTAATTTACTGACATGAACTCAAAACTAAATC harbors:
- the LOC134441544 gene encoding calpain-2 catalytic subunit-like, whose protein sequence is MTSMAGKLAHRKERDQGVGTKQQAVQFQQQDYEALRKRCLETGKLFEDDKFPASSRSLGYNELGPRSHKTRGVVWKRPTELCSKPTFIDGGATRTDICQGILGDCWLLAAIASLTLEQKILARVVPGGQTFDEGYAGIFHFQFWQYGEWVDVVVDDRLPTRDGELLFVHSETGSEFWSALLEKAYAKVNSCYEALSGGTTTEAFEDFTGGIAEIYDLSKAPAHLFKIIQKALNLDSLLGCSIDITSKYETEAVTAQKLVKGHAYSVTGAQVVQVFGRDVELIRIRNPWGKVEWTGAWSDGSREWDRISADDRAKLGHASEDGEFWMSYSDFMKNFSRVEICNLTPDKLSSDEKGRWNSQQCDGMWRVGSTAGGCRNHATTFHSNPQFAVRLEDVDDDPLDGQDGCTLIVGLMQKDGRRGLRLGRQLNTIGFTIYEVQDTHKGQTDVHLGRDVLLRTRSVATSTFINSREVCERYNLPPGEYVIIPSTFEPHKRGSFVLRIFSEKDAPTREMEEDIDVTVEETEISESDVDPHFKQLFRQIAGNDSEVSVFELVRVLNLVVSQRADLKTDGFSLETGRHIVSLLDQDGSTKLGLTEFHILWMKIQKYLEIFKKHDSDGSGTMSSHEMREALTMAGFKVNSAVLEVIVDHYADARYAIDFDSFVGCLIKLEMLFKMFKTLEANGSGKIELDIQQWLCLAIN